Proteins from one Pseudarthrobacter sp. BIM B-2242 genomic window:
- a CDS encoding sugar ABC transporter substrate-binding protein: MSADSQAEVDVWKHLADMVHEKHPNITVTFESTAFQSYYDKLNTQAASNSLPCIAGLQAQRVPDVGKLFKDLKPLYEKDTSFSLASYEESITKGLTQDGKQLAVPYDLGPYVLYYNKDMFDAAGIPAPKPGWTKDEFLAAAKALTNDGKYGYAADGTPDMWLPYVLSIGGDYLKDGEPDLTNDKVVEGFSFVTGLATDEKVAPVVPATGTANWPADQFRNGNAAMYIDGPWQLINAKKNVDFTLGLATVPAFDGKSVTTMSGTGFGVTAACEHPEEAWKAVSVIIGKDAQEYIANAGRGFPAYTEAQELWYSTASVDGAKEAIDAALETVDVYETAPKWNRLSALLQQYAVEAFSGSKSPRDVLTQVQQQVSQ, translated from the coding sequence ATGTCGGCAGACTCCCAGGCGGAAGTTGACGTCTGGAAACATCTGGCCGACATGGTTCACGAAAAGCACCCGAACATTACTGTCACGTTCGAGAGCACTGCCTTTCAGAGCTACTACGACAAACTCAATACCCAGGCCGCGAGCAACAGCCTCCCCTGTATCGCCGGCTTGCAAGCCCAGCGTGTTCCTGACGTCGGCAAGCTGTTCAAAGACCTCAAGCCGCTCTATGAAAAGGACACCTCCTTCTCATTGGCCAGTTACGAGGAATCGATTACTAAGGGTCTGACCCAGGACGGTAAGCAGCTCGCTGTGCCCTATGACCTGGGACCGTATGTCCTTTACTACAACAAGGACATGTTCGACGCTGCCGGGATCCCCGCACCTAAGCCCGGGTGGACAAAGGATGAGTTCCTTGCCGCCGCGAAGGCACTGACCAACGACGGCAAGTACGGCTACGCCGCAGACGGCACCCCGGACATGTGGCTTCCCTACGTTCTCAGCATCGGCGGTGACTACCTCAAGGACGGCGAGCCGGACCTGACAAACGACAAGGTTGTCGAAGGTTTCTCCTTTGTCACTGGACTTGCCACTGACGAGAAGGTCGCTCCGGTGGTTCCGGCGACCGGTACTGCCAACTGGCCGGCCGACCAATTCCGCAACGGCAACGCCGCAATGTATATCGATGGTCCCTGGCAGCTGATCAATGCCAAGAAGAACGTCGACTTCACGCTCGGGCTCGCCACCGTCCCCGCTTTCGATGGGAAGTCTGTGACCACGATGTCCGGCACAGGTTTCGGCGTGACTGCAGCCTGTGAGCATCCGGAGGAGGCGTGGAAGGCAGTTTCGGTGATCATCGGCAAGGACGCGCAGGAGTACATTGCCAACGCCGGCCGTGGTTTCCCTGCCTACACCGAAGCGCAGGAGCTTTGGTACTCCACTGCTTCAGTGGACGGGGCCAAGGAAGCCATTGACGCAGCATTGGAAACGGTCGATGTCTATGAAACCGCGCCCAAGTGGAACCGGCTGTCGGCGCTCCTTCAGCAGTACGCAGTGGAGGCCTTCAGTGGCAGCAAGTCCCCGCGCGACGTGCTCACCCAGGTCCAGCAACAGGTCTCTCAGTAA
- a CDS encoding carbohydrate ABC transporter permease — MASTLSTDNNRRSSIKPTASSPTPRRRKSGDRAAVLGFLAPNLAGFLLFTLVPIGASLALSLYEWPLIGEATFSGFENFVRLFTKDPVFWEVVGNTFYFVVGYVVLNLIVSLSLAVWLTSRIRFAGLFRFAFFLPVVAPMVANAVVWRLLFTPDDGLIAWATRTFTGLEAPNWLGSSEWAMPAVIIMSVWAGFGYNMIIFVAAIESVPDSLYEAAAIDGAGWWRRLLGVTLPLISPSMFFATVMTVISSLQVFAQPYILTGGGPGSSTTTLVFYLYKQGFQGYEMGYASSIAWSLFVLIMGITFLQFRAQKRWVHYA, encoded by the coding sequence ATGGCATCAACCCTGTCCACTGACAACAACCGTCGAAGCTCCATCAAGCCGACTGCCTCCTCCCCCACTCCCCGCAGGCGCAAGTCAGGCGATCGCGCGGCGGTCCTCGGATTTCTGGCCCCCAACCTCGCCGGTTTCCTGCTGTTCACCCTCGTCCCGATCGGCGCCTCCCTCGCGCTAAGCCTCTATGAGTGGCCGCTGATCGGCGAAGCCACATTTTCAGGCTTTGAGAACTTTGTACGCCTCTTCACCAAAGACCCCGTCTTCTGGGAAGTTGTCGGCAATACGTTCTACTTCGTGGTTGGATACGTCGTCCTAAACCTCATCGTCTCACTGAGCCTGGCAGTCTGGCTTACGTCCCGCATCCGGTTCGCTGGCCTGTTCCGGTTTGCCTTCTTCCTCCCGGTCGTAGCTCCCATGGTCGCAAATGCCGTGGTCTGGCGGCTGCTGTTCACCCCCGATGACGGCCTTATCGCCTGGGCGACAAGGACATTCACCGGACTGGAAGCTCCCAACTGGCTGGGATCGAGCGAATGGGCAATGCCGGCAGTCATCATCATGTCCGTCTGGGCCGGGTTCGGCTACAACATGATTATCTTTGTCGCCGCAATTGAGAGCGTCCCTGACAGCCTCTACGAAGCGGCAGCGATAGACGGTGCCGGGTGGTGGCGGCGCCTTCTCGGAGTCACTCTGCCCCTGATCAGCCCGAGCATGTTCTTCGCTACGGTCATGACTGTTATTTCATCACTCCAGGTCTTCGCCCAACCGTACATTCTCACCGGCGGCGGCCCCGGCTCGTCAACGACGACCCTGGTCTTCTACCTCTACAAGCAAGGCTTCCAGGGATACGAGATGGGCTACGCGTCCTCAATCGCCTGGTCGCTCTTCGTCCTGATCATGGGCATTACGTTCCTCCAGTTCCGCGCCCAAAAGAGATGGGTACACTACGCATGA
- a CDS encoding carbohydrate ABC transporter permease encodes MSTITTRQIPPLLRTIGSWTSHILLILTALITLVPFVWMISTALKPSSEVFSTPPKLIGSSIQWGNFADAWNYLPFGRFMLNGVLVSALGTLLVVITSAMAAYAFSRLRWRGRNGVFLIYLGTLMIPQEVLIVPMFILMRNLGWVNSYQALIIPWAFTAFGTFLLRQFFLTLPDELEDAARIDGANRFTSFTQILLPLVRPALGTLAVFTFIGYWNSFLWPLLIVSDVNMATVPLGLNMFLGQTGNQWNLLMAASTISILPSVLMVLGLQRYLVKGIALSGLGGR; translated from the coding sequence ATGAGCACCATCACAACACGGCAAATACCGCCGCTTTTAAGAACAATCGGCAGTTGGACCTCGCACATCCTGCTCATCCTCACAGCGCTGATTACTCTGGTCCCATTCGTCTGGATGATCTCAACAGCCCTGAAACCATCCAGCGAGGTGTTCTCAACACCCCCGAAACTTATCGGCTCCTCCATCCAATGGGGCAACTTCGCCGACGCGTGGAACTATCTCCCATTTGGCAGGTTCATGCTCAACGGAGTCCTCGTCTCTGCTTTAGGGACCCTGCTCGTCGTCATCACCAGCGCGATGGCTGCATACGCGTTCTCCCGCCTGCGCTGGCGTGGACGGAACGGGGTTTTCCTCATCTACCTGGGGACCCTCATGATCCCGCAGGAAGTGCTGATCGTCCCCATGTTCATCCTGATGCGGAACCTCGGATGGGTGAATTCATACCAAGCCCTCATCATCCCCTGGGCTTTCACCGCCTTCGGAACTTTCCTGCTCCGCCAATTCTTCCTCACGCTCCCCGACGAGCTTGAGGACGCAGCGCGAATCGACGGCGCCAACCGCTTCACCAGCTTCACACAAATCCTTCTGCCCCTTGTCCGGCCGGCACTGGGAACCCTCGCCGTCTTCACCTTCATCGGTTACTGGAACAGCTTCCTTTGGCCCCTGCTGATCGTCAGTGACGTGAACATGGCCACGGTTCCACTGGGACTGAACATGTTTCTTGGCCAAACAGGTAACCAGTGGAACCTCCTCATGGCGGCCTCCACTATTTCCATCCTTCCGAGCGTCCTCATGGTGCTCGGTCTGCAGCGCTACCTCGTCAAGGGCATCGCACTCAGCGGCCTCGGCGGACGCTGA
- a CDS encoding glycoside hydrolase family 32 protein, translated as MSSIYYQHPNTWFGDCMPVYAEGAFHLYHQRDTRKPGPFGEPFGWALARTRDFVNYEDLGESLEKGADDAQDQFIFAGSVFEAKGTYYALYTGYNRDYPDQGKASQVLMIATSTDLVNWSKTDRSLVVPQEGYDKDDWRDPFILWDDEREVFLMILGARLDGDKKLLTGRTVAFTSTDLENWEFEGDFWAPDLYTMHEMPDLFKMGEWWYLLTTEYSDKSKTVYRMSRSLSGPWSAPVDDAFDGRSYYAARSASDGEHRYLFGWVATKEDEQDSSPWQWGGTLVVHELYQRTDGSLGVRIPDTVTGAFSHQKQLLEQPEAVRNADGRAQLTLAERSGDTFLWETTLSIAEGTRSFALLLAQDEASGDAYEFLFEVGENRLRFDKVPNYPWNRYDNKGLERPFTITPDDKIHIQVVVDRSIATVYANGVALNARIYDVKGQSLAIQAIDGEVTVHESVLRHLSQERAETSLEEEVSIA; from the coding sequence GTGAGCTCTATCTACTACCAGCACCCAAACACCTGGTTCGGGGACTGCATGCCGGTCTACGCCGAAGGCGCCTTCCATCTCTACCATCAGCGAGATACCCGCAAGCCCGGACCCTTCGGGGAACCGTTCGGCTGGGCACTGGCCAGGACTAGGGACTTCGTCAATTACGAGGACCTGGGCGAATCACTGGAAAAGGGCGCCGACGACGCCCAGGACCAGTTCATCTTTGCCGGCAGCGTCTTCGAAGCCAAGGGGACTTACTACGCCCTCTACACCGGCTACAACCGGGATTACCCAGATCAGGGCAAGGCCTCCCAGGTGCTCATGATCGCTACAAGCACCGACTTGGTGAACTGGAGCAAGACCGACCGCTCACTCGTGGTCCCCCAGGAGGGCTACGACAAAGACGACTGGCGCGACCCGTTCATCCTGTGGGACGACGAACGCGAAGTCTTCCTCATGATCCTCGGCGCCCGACTCGACGGCGACAAGAAACTGCTTACCGGGCGCACAGTTGCCTTCACTTCCACTGACCTGGAGAACTGGGAATTCGAAGGCGACTTCTGGGCCCCGGACCTGTACACCATGCACGAAATGCCGGACCTGTTCAAAATGGGCGAGTGGTGGTACCTGCTCACCACCGAGTACAGCGACAAGAGCAAAACGGTCTACCGTATGAGCCGTTCACTCAGCGGACCCTGGAGCGCGCCCGTGGATGATGCCTTCGACGGCCGCTCCTACTACGCCGCGCGGTCGGCCTCTGACGGAGAGCACCGGTACCTCTTCGGCTGGGTCGCAACCAAGGAAGATGAACAGGACAGTTCGCCCTGGCAATGGGGCGGAACACTCGTTGTGCATGAGCTTTACCAGCGCACCGACGGTTCCCTCGGCGTGAGGATTCCCGACACGGTCACCGGCGCCTTCTCGCACCAGAAGCAGCTTCTGGAGCAGCCGGAAGCCGTCCGCAACGCAGACGGCCGCGCCCAGCTCACCCTCGCTGAACGCTCGGGCGATACGTTCCTGTGGGAGACAACCCTCAGCATCGCCGAAGGTACCCGCTCTTTCGCCCTCCTGCTAGCCCAGGATGAAGCCTCCGGAGACGCGTACGAATTCCTCTTTGAAGTGGGCGAAAACCGCCTGCGCTTCGACAAAGTTCCCAACTACCCATGGAACCGCTACGACAACAAGGGACTTGAGCGACCCTTCACGATCACGCCGGACGACAAAATCCACATCCAAGTGGTTGTCGACCGTAGCATCGCGACGGTCTACGCCAACGGCGTCGCCCTCAATGCCCGAATCTACGATGTTAAGGGCCAATCTCTCGCCATTCAGGCCATCGACGGCGAAGTCACGGTCCACGAGTCAGTACTCCGGCATCTAAGCCAAGAACGCGCTGAAACATCCTTGGAAGAGGAAGTTTCCATCGCTTAA
- a CDS encoding DASS family sodium-coupled anion symporter produces the protein MSNNLTESSAATSPPQRTDVRAALLGGKTFRSLSEQKLTPREEKFERARQTLGFFLAPAVSIIFALLPTGMDHTQQLLAAVLLGVIILWICEPVPIPVGGLIGVAAVVLLGVAPANEVLRPFGSTTIFTFIGAFILAAAMLKHGIAQRLAFAVLSIPGVAKSTYRVIIAFGAITCVLSAFVSNTATVAMLMPTALGILAVIAKLMQDRGVVKADFDPLRLRVGAALMLMLAYGASVGGLLTPVGAPPNLIGRGLIEEATGTKISFVQWTATVAPVCAAMFVVLALIMFLLNKPEIRRIEGVDKFIREQKAEQGKMSRAEINTLIAFGLTVTLWLLPAIASLITGPDSDLYAFLDDRLDEGIVAVIGASLLFILPTNWKERRATMTWSDAAKIDWGTIILFGTGIIFGALLSATGLAETIGNAAAQNLGVTNIVAITAFAAILAILISETTSNTASAAVVVPIVIPLCVAMGVDPLVPALAATFAASFGFMLPVSTPQNAIVYGSGAVPITRMVRTGFTFDILGALLIISIVPIMVGVTGIGR, from the coding sequence ATGTCCAACAATCTGACTGAATCTTCAGCGGCCACCTCACCACCCCAGCGGACCGATGTCCGGGCCGCCCTCCTCGGCGGCAAGACGTTCAGGAGCTTGAGCGAGCAGAAGCTGACTCCCCGTGAGGAAAAGTTCGAGCGGGCCCGGCAGACACTGGGATTCTTCCTGGCACCGGCAGTCTCAATTATTTTTGCGCTTCTCCCGACCGGGATGGATCACACCCAGCAGCTGCTCGCAGCTGTCCTGCTGGGCGTGATTATCCTTTGGATCTGCGAACCGGTACCCATCCCGGTGGGTGGACTCATCGGTGTTGCTGCTGTCGTCCTGCTCGGCGTGGCACCAGCCAATGAGGTGCTGCGACCCTTTGGCTCGACAACCATCTTTACCTTCATCGGCGCCTTCATACTCGCGGCGGCCATGCTGAAACACGGCATAGCCCAGCGGCTGGCGTTCGCCGTTTTGTCCATTCCCGGTGTCGCCAAATCCACCTACCGCGTCATCATCGCCTTCGGTGCAATTACCTGCGTCCTGTCCGCGTTCGTTTCAAACACCGCCACCGTCGCCATGCTGATGCCTACCGCCCTGGGCATCCTGGCCGTGATCGCAAAACTGATGCAGGACCGCGGCGTCGTCAAGGCAGACTTCGACCCGCTGCGCCTCCGCGTGGGCGCAGCCCTGATGCTGATGCTCGCCTACGGCGCCAGCGTCGGTGGCCTCCTGACACCGGTAGGAGCACCCCCGAACCTGATCGGCCGCGGACTTATAGAGGAAGCAACCGGTACCAAGATTTCCTTCGTTCAATGGACAGCCACAGTGGCTCCAGTCTGCGCAGCAATGTTCGTCGTGCTGGCGCTCATCATGTTCCTTTTGAACAAGCCGGAAATCCGCCGCATCGAAGGCGTGGACAAATTCATCCGCGAGCAGAAGGCCGAGCAGGGAAAAATGTCCCGGGCCGAAATTAACACTCTCATCGCTTTCGGCCTGACGGTCACGCTGTGGCTCCTTCCGGCAATCGCAAGCCTCATCACCGGTCCGGACTCCGATCTCTATGCGTTCCTTGACGACCGGCTGGACGAAGGCATCGTTGCTGTGATCGGCGCATCCCTGCTCTTTATCCTTCCGACCAACTGGAAGGAACGCCGCGCGACCATGACCTGGTCCGACGCCGCGAAGATCGACTGGGGAACGATCATCCTTTTCGGTACGGGCATCATCTTCGGCGCCCTCCTGTCGGCAACCGGCCTCGCAGAGACGATCGGGAACGCTGCCGCTCAGAACCTTGGCGTCACCAACATCGTTGCGATCACTGCATTCGCGGCAATCCTGGCGATCCTCATCTCGGAGACAACCAGCAACACCGCATCCGCGGCCGTCGTTGTTCCCATCGTCATCCCGTTGTGTGTCGCCATGGGAGTGGACCCCCTTGTTCCCGCGCTGGCAGCAACGTTCGCCGCATCGTTCGGGTTCATGCTGCCGGTCTCAACGCCGCAGAACGCCATCGTCTACGGCTCCGGCGCCGTTCCCATCACCCGCATGGTCCGCACCGGATTTACATTCGATATTCTCGGCGCGCTACTCATCATCAGCATCGTCCCGATCATGGTCGGTGTCACGGGCATCGGCAGATAG
- a CDS encoding LysR family transcriptional regulator gives MDTRKLKYFLAVVDHDGFNRAAEHLLIAQPSLSQTIASLEKDLGVPLFHRIGRRAVLSEAGKELVGPARLVMRDLDAAASAVQALRGIRSGRLDIISMPSPGIEPLTSMIAGFTRLHPSVRLNVSAAFTPEEVINSVRSGSTEIGLAGSPTPIRVPGVQVLELEHQPLILIVNPQADTFNPGESIQREDLGGHRLIASQRGSLMRWLVDDALAHGVDTEIVVEVAHRTSILPLVLAGVGHAVMPSSWAPLAQKSGLRTLLIEPVSHLDVAILSRKEDLTPAARAFLAVAELHASPGPKTAGLPSPSIG, from the coding sequence GTGGATACGCGAAAGTTGAAGTACTTTTTGGCTGTGGTGGATCACGACGGCTTCAACCGCGCCGCCGAGCATTTGCTGATCGCCCAGCCCTCGCTCTCGCAGACCATCGCAAGTCTCGAAAAGGACCTGGGCGTGCCACTGTTCCACCGCATCGGCCGCCGCGCCGTCCTCAGCGAAGCGGGAAAAGAACTCGTCGGGCCGGCCAGGCTGGTCATGCGTGATCTCGATGCGGCGGCCTCAGCAGTCCAGGCTCTTCGCGGAATCAGAAGCGGGCGACTGGACATCATCTCAATGCCATCCCCTGGCATTGAGCCGCTGACGTCGATGATCGCCGGCTTCACACGGCTGCACCCTTCTGTCCGACTGAACGTCAGCGCAGCCTTCACACCGGAAGAAGTTATTAACTCCGTCCGGTCCGGTAGCACCGAGATCGGCCTGGCCGGCTCCCCCACCCCCATCCGGGTGCCAGGAGTCCAGGTCCTTGAGCTGGAACACCAGCCGCTGATTCTCATCGTGAATCCCCAAGCCGACACCTTCAACCCCGGAGAGTCGATACAACGCGAAGACCTGGGCGGCCACCGGTTGATCGCGAGCCAGCGCGGATCCCTGATGCGATGGCTGGTCGATGATGCGCTGGCCCACGGCGTCGACACCGAAATCGTGGTCGAAGTCGCTCACCGGACCTCGATCCTCCCGCTCGTTCTCGCTGGCGTCGGCCACGCTGTGATGCCTTCATCCTGGGCACCTCTGGCCCAGAAATCAGGACTCAGAACTCTGCTCATTGAACCCGTCTCCCACCTGGACGTTGCGATCCTGAGCCGGAAGGAAGACCTGACGCCCGCTGCACGGGCCTTCCTGGCAGTGGCAGAACTCCATGCCTCTCCCGGCCCGAAAACCGCGGGCCTCCCGTCCCCGTCGATAGGCTGA
- a CDS encoding tartrate dehydrogenase — MSATQNFRIASIPADGVGKEVVSAGRRVLDALAKDSNGKFAFDWTEFPWGCGYYAETGKMMADDGLETLKDFDAIYFGAVGWENVPDHISLWGLRLNITQNFDQWANIRPVKFLPGVQSPLRKADNTELDWVVVRENSEGEYAGLGGRNLSGRGPGNEVALQTALFTEKGCERIMRFAFDLARTRTVKKVSSVTKSNAQQYGMVLWDEVFNRVALDYPDVQTESVLVDAMSAKFILKPEDLSVVVASNLNADILSDLGSALAGSLGLAASANLNPERRFPSMFEPVHGSAPDIAGQGISNPIGAIASAALMLDHFGLHEEARKVEAAIEAATATGHLTRDVGGNANTDDVTEAIIKALTNTLAAV; from the coding sequence ATGAGCGCCACCCAGAATTTCCGCATCGCATCCATCCCCGCCGACGGCGTGGGCAAGGAAGTCGTCTCCGCCGGCCGCCGCGTCCTGGACGCACTGGCCAAGGATTCCAACGGCAAGTTCGCCTTCGACTGGACCGAGTTCCCCTGGGGCTGCGGCTACTACGCAGAAACCGGCAAGATGATGGCCGACGATGGCCTGGAGACGCTGAAGGACTTCGACGCGATCTATTTCGGCGCTGTCGGTTGGGAAAACGTCCCGGACCACATCAGCCTCTGGGGCCTGCGCCTGAACATCACCCAGAACTTCGACCAGTGGGCCAACATCCGCCCCGTGAAGTTCCTCCCCGGTGTCCAGTCCCCGCTGCGCAAGGCTGACAACACCGAGCTCGACTGGGTCGTTGTCCGCGAAAACAGCGAAGGCGAATACGCCGGTCTCGGCGGCCGGAACCTGAGCGGCCGCGGCCCCGGCAACGAGGTAGCCCTGCAGACCGCCCTGTTCACCGAAAAGGGCTGTGAGCGCATCATGCGCTTCGCCTTCGACCTGGCCCGGACCCGCACCGTGAAAAAGGTTTCCTCCGTCACCAAGTCCAACGCCCAGCAGTACGGCATGGTCCTGTGGGACGAAGTCTTCAACCGCGTTGCCCTGGACTACCCGGACGTCCAGACCGAAAGCGTCCTCGTGGATGCCATGAGCGCCAAGTTCATCCTCAAGCCCGAGGACCTGTCCGTCGTTGTGGCGTCCAACCTGAACGCTGACATCCTCTCGGACCTCGGCTCCGCGCTGGCCGGCAGCCTGGGCCTGGCCGCCAGCGCCAACCTGAACCCGGAACGCCGCTTCCCCTCCATGTTCGAACCGGTCCACGGTTCCGCTCCGGACATCGCCGGGCAGGGCATCAGCAACCCGATCGGCGCCATCGCCTCCGCCGCCCTGATGCTGGACCACTTCGGTCTCCACGAGGAAGCACGCAAGGTTGAAGCCGCCATCGAAGCTGCCACGGCCACTGGGCACCTGACCCGCGACGTCGGCGGGAACGCCAACACCGACGACGTCACCGAGGCAATCATCAAGGCCCTGACCAACACCCTGGCCGCCGTCTAG
- the dctA gene encoding C4-dicarboxylate transporter DctA — protein sequence MDHITTAGTASAARKTPLYRQLYFWVLTAIVVGILVGWLAPSVGIAMEPIGTTFVDAMKMLIGPIVFLTIVGGIASVADLKKVGMTGLKALTYFQVGTILAMIFGLVAINIFRLGDGVNADAGSIETSESAAKLIDAGANQEWWQFLTHIIPESMVSPFVEGNILQIIFIAVIFGIALNAMGKVGAPVLDGVQRLTGVMFKILSFIMKAAPIGAFGAMAYAVGKFGVSSLTSMGGLIALFYITSILFVVIVLGSIMLFLKLNIFTMIRHLKEEYMLILGTSTAEPALPGLMRKLEHAGVKKETVGLVVPTGYSFNLDGAAIYLSLAALYIAQATNTDLTIGEQLGLLAVMLLTSKGAAGVAGGGFIALTATLTTLGTIPAAGIMLIFGIDKFMSECRALVNFTGNAVATLFIAWWDRTLDADRARRVFAGETVEPMPSEDPIHLDEVIDIDDDLTEYGHHGPKETVSKHADPVAELAPAGSRPIHSETV from the coding sequence ATGGACCACATCACTACCGCCGGTACAGCTTCGGCGGCCCGCAAAACACCTTTGTACCGCCAACTGTATTTCTGGGTACTGACCGCCATCGTCGTCGGCATTCTCGTCGGCTGGCTCGCGCCAAGTGTCGGCATCGCCATGGAACCCATCGGGACCACCTTCGTTGATGCGATGAAGATGCTCATCGGCCCCATCGTTTTCCTCACGATCGTGGGCGGCATCGCCAGCGTCGCGGACCTGAAAAAGGTGGGCATGACGGGCCTGAAGGCCCTCACCTACTTCCAGGTCGGCACCATCCTGGCCATGATCTTCGGCCTCGTCGCCATCAACATCTTCCGGCTGGGCGACGGCGTCAACGCAGATGCTGGCAGCATCGAGACCTCCGAGTCTGCCGCGAAGCTGATCGACGCCGGCGCGAACCAGGAATGGTGGCAGTTCCTCACCCACATCATCCCCGAAAGCATGGTCTCCCCCTTCGTTGAGGGCAACATCCTGCAGATCATCTTCATCGCCGTGATCTTCGGCATCGCCCTGAACGCCATGGGCAAGGTCGGAGCTCCCGTCCTGGACGGTGTACAGCGCCTCACCGGTGTCATGTTCAAAATCCTCAGCTTCATCATGAAGGCCGCCCCGATCGGTGCCTTCGGCGCCATGGCCTACGCCGTCGGCAAATTCGGCGTCTCCTCCCTAACCAGCATGGGCGGACTCATCGCCCTGTTCTACATCACCTCCATCCTCTTCGTGGTGATCGTGCTCGGCTCCATCATGCTCTTCCTGAAGCTGAACATCTTCACGATGATCCGCCACCTCAAAGAGGAATACATGCTCATCCTCGGCACCTCCACCGCCGAACCGGCCCTCCCCGGCCTGATGCGCAAACTCGAACACGCCGGCGTCAAGAAAGAAACCGTAGGCCTGGTCGTCCCCACCGGCTACAGCTTCAACCTCGACGGCGCAGCCATCTACCTCTCCCTCGCAGCCCTGTACATCGCCCAGGCCACCAACACGGACCTGACCATCGGTGAACAGCTGGGCCTCCTCGCGGTCATGCTCCTGACATCCAAGGGCGCTGCAGGCGTGGCCGGCGGTGGCTTCATCGCACTTACCGCCACCCTGACCACCCTGGGCACCATCCCGGCGGCGGGCATCATGCTCATCTTCGGCATCGACAAGTTCATGTCCGAATGCCGCGCCCTGGTGAACTTCACCGGTAACGCCGTCGCAACCCTCTTCATCGCCTGGTGGGACCGCACCCTCGACGCTGACCGTGCCCGCCGGGTCTTCGCCGGTGAAACCGTGGAGCCCATGCCCTCCGAGGACCCGATCCACCTGGACGAGGTCATTGACATCGATGACGACCTCACCGAGTACGGACACCACGGGCCCAAGGAAACTGTTTCCAAGCACGCAGACCCAGTTGCCGAGCTCGCCCCCGCGGGCTCCCGTCCCATCCACTCGGAGACTGTCTAA
- a CDS encoding glycerate kinase, whose protein sequence is MSTTTPLKTVRTLIAPDKFKGSLTASEVAQALATGLRSAADVPGAAGAVQCELLPLADGGDGSVDAAVTSGFTRHSYTVAGPTGQPVQASIAFDGTTAVVEVANTCGLGLLPEGKLEALNSSSRGFGEAALFALSLNPARIVLALGGSASTDGGMGMLTALGYSFHDADGRQLYGSGGALAQVRSVHRTALPELQDTELVVASDVHNPLRGPNGAPAIFAPQKGATAEEVAFLDDSLGHFVTKMAEAGFADAESLAAHEGAGSAGGIGYACLLLGATQVSGADYFLDLLDFNTRKDSCDVVITGEGSIDEQTLAGKLPAAVARRSGTRPIIAVAGRSLLPKERWAEMALTRVYTLAEYTDLDSSKDPHLSATLLRQIGREIGTSLL, encoded by the coding sequence ATGAGCACAACCACACCCCTCAAGACCGTGCGGACCCTTATCGCCCCCGACAAGTTCAAGGGCAGCCTCACAGCCAGCGAGGTAGCGCAGGCCCTGGCAACAGGGCTTCGCTCCGCCGCTGACGTCCCAGGCGCGGCCGGAGCGGTCCAGTGCGAACTGCTTCCCCTGGCAGACGGAGGTGACGGCAGCGTAGACGCCGCCGTCACCTCCGGCTTCACACGCCACAGCTACACCGTCGCCGGCCCCACCGGTCAGCCCGTACAGGCCAGCATCGCTTTCGACGGCACCACGGCCGTCGTCGAGGTGGCCAACACCTGCGGACTTGGACTGCTGCCGGAAGGCAAATTGGAGGCATTGAATTCCTCCAGCCGTGGATTCGGCGAAGCGGCCCTGTTCGCGCTCAGCCTTAACCCTGCAAGGATCGTTCTGGCACTGGGCGGTTCCGCCAGCACCGACGGCGGAATGGGAATGCTCACGGCCCTGGGCTACAGCTTCCACGACGCCGACGGGCGCCAGCTCTACGGCAGCGGAGGAGCGTTGGCACAGGTCCGGTCCGTTCACCGCACCGCGCTCCCGGAACTGCAGGACACCGAACTCGTCGTCGCGAGCGACGTCCACAACCCCCTCCGCGGCCCCAACGGTGCACCGGCCATCTTCGCCCCACAAAAGGGCGCCACAGCAGAGGAGGTCGCATTCCTCGACGACAGTCTGGGGCACTTCGTGACCAAAATGGCCGAAGCCGGATTCGCCGACGCGGAGTCACTGGCAGCACATGAAGGCGCCGGAAGCGCCGGCGGCATCGGCTACGCCTGCCTGCTGCTCGGCGCCACACAGGTATCCGGAGCCGACTACTTCCTGGACCTGCTGGACTTCAACACCCGCAAGGACAGCTGCGACGTGGTGATCACCGGCGAAGGCAGCATCGACGAACAGACCCTGGCAGGGAAACTGCCCGCCGCCGTTGCGCGACGGTCAGGCACCCGGCCCATCATCGCTGTCGCCGGCCGCTCACTGCTTCCCAAGGAGCGATGGGCTGAAATGGCCCTCACCCGGGTGTACACGCTGGCTGAATACACCGATCTGGACTCCTCCAAAGACCCTCACCTCTCCGCCACCCTGCTCCGACAAATCGGCAGAGAAATCGGAACAAGCCTCCTGTAG